The genomic DNA ATGTTTTTGTCGCTGCGCAATCCGTCGCCGATGCTGTCGCCGGTGATCCTGCAGCTGCTTGCGTACTTCCTCGGCAAGTTTCTTGCGTTGGTGCTGCCAATTGACGTGTACCGCCTGCCGCGGTGGCTGGGCGGATTCGAGTTTACGCTGAACCCGGGCGCGTTCAACATCAAGGAGCACACGCTCATCTCGATCATGGTCAACATCACCATCGCGCAGGCGTACGCAATCAACTTTATCATGGTCACAGAGCTTCCGCGGTTCTACGGGTCACTGTCTCCGGCCTCGTTCGAGTTCGTCTTTACGCTCTGTGCGCAGGTGATCGGTTTTGGCCTCTCGGGTTTCCTGCACCCCTTTCTGGTGTGGCCTGCCAAGATGCTGTGGCCCCAGACGCTGCTCACCTCGACCATCCTCAATACGCTGCATGCAGAAGAGGAACCGATGGACAAGAGCATTTCGCGGTTGCGCTGGTTCATCTacgtcggcctcggcgcgtgctTGTACAATTTTATCCCGAACTTTTTCATGAACGCCCTCTCCCAGATGTGCTGGACATGCTGGATCGCCAAGGACAATATCAAGTTGAATATTGTCACGGGAGTAAACGGCATGGGGCTGACGAGTCTGACTTTTGACTGGACGCAGGCAGCCTACCtcagctcgccgctcgtcaCGCCGTGGTGGGCCGAGGTGAATATCTTTGCCGGGTTCGTCGTCTTCATGTGGATACTCGCACCGGCGCTCTACTTTTCCAACACGatccagctcgcgcacttTCCCTTCAATGCGGGACAGAGCTTTGATCGCTTCGGCAATCCGTACAATCTGCGCAGGGTGCTCGAGCCTGGATCCTTTGCGTTCGTCCAGGAGAACTATGACAACTACTCCAAAATGGTCCTGCCCAACACCTTCCTCCTCTCGTACTTTGCCGGTTTTGTCGCACTCAccgccgtgctcgtgcaTGCCGTGCTGAACCACGGCGGAGATATCCTGCGCGGCCTCCGCGTGCTGCCCCGTCCGCCGGACGACATCCACGCCAAGCTCATGCGCCGCTACAAGGCGGTGCCAATGTGGTGGTACCAATGGATTTTGGTCTTTTGCCTCATTGCCATCCTGGTCGTGATGGAGTATGCCGATTTGAACATTCGCTCCGGCATGGTGCTGCTCGCGATCATCATTCCCGCTGTGTATGCCTTGCCGAGTGGCTACATCTTTGCGCTCACTGGACAAATGGTGGGAACCAACGTGGTGAGCGACATTATAGGCGGCTACATGCTCACCGAGCACCCCAAGTCCTTTTTGCTCTTCAAGTCGCTCTCGGTCCAGACGCTGATCGGATGCCTGTCGTTTACGTCAGACCTCAAAATTGGGCACTACATGAAAGTGCCGCCCCGCGCGGTATATgccgtgcagctcgtcggtACACTGGTAGTGGTGTgcgtgcagctcggcgtAAAGCGGCTGTTGGTCAAGGCGGTGCCCGATCTGTGCACGCCTAACCAGCAGTACCGCCTGACGTGCCAGGGTCTCAATGTCTACTTCACCTCCTCGCTCGTATGGGGCGTGATTGGGCCACGGCGCATCTTTACCGAGTCCGAGTACCGCCCGGTGTTGTGGGGCCTCTTCATCGGTGCAATTTTGCCCATCATGGTGTGGCTCGCCAAGCGGAAGTACCCCCGGTCGTGGGTGCGGCTCGTGAGTATTCCCGTGTTCTTTaccggcgcgtcggtgctGCCCGCGGCGACTGCAATCAACTTTACCTCGTTTATCGCCGTCGCGTTCGTGTTCCAGTACTGGCTCAAGCGGCACAACTTCCGCTGGTGGTCCAAGTACAACTTTGTCACGGCCAATGCGCTGGACGCCGGCACGATTCTGTCGGAGCTCATCATCTTTTTCCTGATCCAGCTCCCCTCTAACGATCGCTGGGATATCCAGTGGTGGGGTAATTCGGTGATGCAAGACACGGCCGACATGCTGCGGACACCGCTCCTACCGATTCCGGAGAGCGGCCTGGATCTCTAACAAAGTCTTTCAGCCTCCAAGGCACTCTACATATCGCATTGGCAGGTAGCCATAGTATATATTACAGGGTAAATCAGCATTCTGGGTGAGTCTGGGCGACGTACCAATCCGGTCCCCCCGCCGTGCGACGTGAAactcgacgccgagtccATACTTCTCCTCGAGAACCGCGAGCTCGTTTTGAATCTGTGCGCGCAAGTCCACCGGGAGCAGCTTGGGCGCTCCCGCGTGGGCGGCAAtggcctcgggcgcagTGTTAGCCGGCAggcggcacggcggcgtgctcgagctcggaaGCATCATGTCCTTGACGTGGATCACGACGCACTTCATCCCCGCGAGGCACTGGCCTGCTTCTATATCGCCCAGCACGGCATTGCccgcgtcctcgagcgcacgcagctcgtcgtagAGGTGCCTTGGCGTGAGGTGCCCAAAGAGGTACTCGTTGGGCTGATCAGACCCAAAGCTGCACTCGATAAAGATCGCGCGTAGCTTGCCTTGCGCTACACGCGGCGCAATGGCCTGCCACATCGCCTGGTTGCGCTGGCTGCCGCCGACTGCATCAGGCTCAACGTCGCCCATGAACAGCACGTCGCAGTCCAGGACCGTGTGTGTAAAAAGAAAAGCAGTCGACACCGTGGAAGAAATGTGTCCCGAATGGAACGAGCAAGGAGTGGGGTTCGGTGCGATGATCGGCCGGAACCCGGCCGTGTCGTGCGCCAAGAGTGACATGCCGTGGCTCACGGGATACGGCGTGACCGACAAGACATCGCTGAGCTTGTACTTCTTTTCCAGTTCCATTCTGTGTGAGCAAGGCGACGTACGGTCGTAAATGGTAAAAGGCCATGGGGTCTTGCTGGTCATACGAGGCCAGTTTTGGCCAGACGCGTCCGTTAAAGACGCTCAGGATGGTATCTAGGGTGTCTTGCAGCCCGTACACGGGCCGCTGGACGCGCTGTGCGGTCGAGGCCAGCACAAGCCCAAAGATATGGTCCAGATGCCCGTGAGAGATAAGCGCTTGGTTGACCCACGCGTTGACATGTTCGGCCTGCGCTTCCGGCGAGAGGCCCGGAGGAAAATCGGCGTCATGCAGCGGTGATGTCGCGGgatcgcgcagcagctccacCAGCGATCCGAGCCATGATCCTGCCTCGACAAGTGTCGTGCCCGCGCTCCAGGGCTGATCGGCAGGCTTCATCAGGTATCCCGAGCAGTTGGTCTCCAGCGGCCCTCCGCCCACACCGAGACACACAAACGAAAAGGCGGGCGCACGCGAACCATGGCCCTGTCCATTGGTCAGGGGCTCATTCCCGTGCCTGTCTTcctgcgctcgatgcgcgggAGGTGCGGCGACGTACGACCCCATCTTGCCACCACGCGTCGTCACCACGCGGATCGGGGAAGAGCGTGGAGAGATTGGCAGTGCTCCGATTCGGTCGCTGCTGATTGGCTATCGGAGATAGCGCCCGGTCTTAGCACACACACAGCTTACGGTACGTATTCTATGCCTCGGTCTTTACAGTCGTCGCAGGGGGCTGCTCCACGGCCTCCGGGACGTAAATGCGGTGAGGAATGCTACCGGCCCACGGCAGGTACGAGTTGGACATGAGATCCGTGTCGAcctgggcggcgcaggcgcgtccCTCCTGGATACCCCACACAATCAGCGACTGGCCGCGACGGCAGTCGCCGGCAGCGTATACGCGGTCGACCGACGTCTTGTAGGGGTGCTTACCCTTGACCGTGTCGGCGAGAATGTTGCTGCGGGCATCTTGCTtgagctcgagcgacttgATCGCCTCGTTCTCGGGGCCAAGGAAACCCAGGGCCAGGAAGCAGAGATCGCAAGGGAAGCGCTTCTCGCTGCCCGGCACCTTGTTCATCTGCCACTTGCCGCTCGCGTCAAGCTCCCACGCAACGCGCACCGTGTTGAGCGCCACGAGCTTGCcgctctcgtcgcgctcaaaGTCGGTCGTCGAGATGCAGAACTCGCGGGGGTCGCTGCCCCACTTGGCCTTCACCTCCGAGTGACCATAGTCCGTGCGGAAGACACGAGGCCACTGCGGCCAGGGGTTGttcggcgcacgctcctcgggcGGCTGGGGCAGCAGCTCGAAGTTGGTCACCGACGCAGCACCGTGGCGCACCGCAGTACCGATACAGTCGTTACCCGTGTCACCACCGCCAATCACGACAACGTGCTTGCCCTTGGCGCTGAGGTAGGTACCCTCCTGCAGCTGGTGCGACAGGAGCGACGCAGTGGTCGAAGTAAGGTACTCCATAGCAAAGTGCACAccgtccgcctcgcggccggGGATCTTGAGATCGCGCGGCCAAGTGGCGCCCGTCGCAAAGACCACCGCGTCGTTCTGCGCGTGAAGgtccgcggcgtcgacgtcACAGCCCACCTCGGTCGAGGTGATGAACTGCACGCCCTCATCGGCCATGAGGTTCACAcggcggtcgacgacgtgcttgTCGAGCTTCATGTTGGGGATACCGTACATGAGCAGACCACCGACGCggtccgcacgctcgtacACCGTCACCGAGTGGCCGGCGCGGTTCAGCTggtcggcgcacgcgagACCGGCAGGACCCGAGCCGATGACGGCCACCGTcttgccggtgcgcacctcggGGATGCGCGGCACCATCCAGCCCTCCTCCCAGGCGCGGTCGATGATCGCGCACTCGATCGACTTGATGCCGACCGGGCTCTCGATGATGCCCAGCACACAGGCGCCCTCGCAGGGCGCAGGGCACACACGACCAGTGAACTCGGGGAAGTTGTTCGTCATCAAGAGACGGttgagcgcatcgcgccaCTGGCCCTTGAACACGAGGTCGTTCCACTTGGGGATAATGTTGGAGATGGGGCAACCGCTGTCCGACTGGCAGAAGGGTACACCACAGTCcatgcagcgcgcggtctGCAGCTTGAGCTCGGTGTCGGTGAGACGCTTGGAGAGCTCGCGGAAGTCCTTCACACGCGCACCCGCGTTGCGGTACGACTCGCCACGACGCTTGTACTTCATAAAGCCGCGCATCTTGTCGAGCTtgccggcacgcgcctgcgcaaggtcctcgtcgagcatcgcATCCTCCATGTCGGTGACCGACGGCTCGTGCGGCTTGGCATCCTTGTCGGTCTCGTCCTCCGCGGTGATGTCGACCTggctgccgcggcgcgagagGGTACCGAGAAGGTCGACGTGGCTCGACTTCTTCTTCTCCTCGGCAGCCTTGGCCGCCTGGGCCTCGAGGACCTGCTTGTAGTCCGTCGGCATGACACGCACGAAGCGGGGCAGGAGGTGGTGGAACTCATGGATGACATGTTCGGCCACCGACGAGCCCGTGTAGTGGCGGtggtcctcgagcaggttgcgcagctccgCAATCTCGTGGGggtcgcgcacgctgccgagctCAACCATCTCCATGTTGCACTTCGACGAAAAGTCGCGGTTCATGTCGAGAACGTAGGCAATACCACCGCTCATACCGGCAGCAAAGTTGCGGCCGGTGCTAccaaggacgacgacgcgacCACCGGTCATGTACTCACAACCGTGGTCACCGACAccctcgacgacggcgtgcgcacccGAGTTACGCACCGCAaagcgctcggcagcaATACCGGCGAAGTAAGCGTTACCGCGGGTGGCACCGTACAGACACGTGTTACCCACAATGACGTTCTCCTCCGGCTTAAAGCTCGACACCTTGGGGGGGTAGACGATCAGGCGACCACCCGACAGACCCTTGCCGACGTAGTCGTTGGCGTCaccctcgagctcgagcgtgatACCCGGCGCGAGGAACGCACCGCACGACTGACCGGCACTGCCCTTGGCGTTGATGTGGATCGTGTCGCGGGGGAGACCCTCCTCACCGAACTGCTTCG from Malassezia japonica chromosome 1, complete sequence includes the following:
- the PDE1 gene encoding 3',5'-cyclic-nucleotide phosphodiesterase (BUSCO:EOG092620FM; COG:T; EggNog:ENOG503NZCR) — encoded protein: MGSYVAAPPAHRAQEDRHGNEPLTNGQGHGSRAPAFSFVCLGVGGGPLETNCSGYLMKPADQPWSAGTTLVEAGSWLGSLVELLRDPATSPLHDADFPPGLSPEAQAEHVNAWVNQALISHGHLDHIFGLVLASTAQRVQRPVYGLQDTLDTILSVFNGRVWPKLASYDQQDPMAFYHLRPMELEKKYKLSDVLSVTPYPVSHGMSLLAHDTAGFRPIIAPNPTPCSFHSGHISSTVSTAFLFTHTVLDCDVLFMGDVEPDAVGGSQRNQAMWQAIAPRVAQGKLRAIFIECSFGSDQPNEYLFGHLTPRHLYDELRALEDAGNAVLGDIEAGQCLAGMKCVVIHVKDMMLPSSSTPPCRLPANTAPEAIAAHAGAPKLLPVDLRAQIQNELAVLEEKYGLGVEFHVARRGDRIEC